A window from Solanum stenotomum isolate F172 chromosome 5, ASM1918654v1, whole genome shotgun sequence encodes these proteins:
- the LOC125864637 gene encoding uncharacterized protein LOC125864637 produces MANLPQSLSVGVSSFRGRGGMSSSSSSAGAPVNKDRKMQSAEQLVLDLSNPNLRENALLELSKKRELFQDLPPLLWHSFGTISVFLQEIVSIYPVLSPPNLTLAQSNRVCNVLALLQCVASHPDTRLLLLNAYIPLYLYPFLNTTSKSTPFEYLRLTSLGVIGALVKVDNTEVISFLVSTEIVPRCLCTMEMGSELSKTVATFIVEKILLDDVGLNYICTTSDRFFELAQVLGNMVGALAEQPSSRLLKHIIRCYLRLSDEPRACQALKICLPDMLRDDTFSSCLREDPIMRRWLQQLLLNVNGNRVALQAGGFDHMP; encoded by the exons ATGGCAAACTTACCTCAGTCTCTCTCAGTCGGTGTCAGCAGTTTCAGAGGAAGAGGTGGTATGTCATCATCGTCTTCTAGTGCCGGAGCACCGGTCAATAAGGATCGCAAAATGCAATCTGCTGAACAACTTGTGCTTGATCTCTCCAATCCTAATCTTCGTGAAAATGCTCTTCTAGAACTTTCCAAG AAGAGGGAACTTTTCCAGGATTTGCCCCCCTTATTATGGCACTCGTTTGGTACTATCTCTGTATTTCTACAG GAGATAGTTTCTATCTACCCTGTTTTGTCACCGCCAAACCTGACTCTTGCACAATCCAATAGAGTTTGTAATGTACTAGCACTTCTTCAg TGTGTAGCCTCTCACCCTGACACCAGATTGTTGTTACTCAATG CATATATTCCTTTGTATCTGTACCCCTTTCTTAATACAACAAGCAAGTCAACACCATTTGAATATTTGAGGCTTACAAGCTTAGGTGTTATTGGTGCCCTTGTGAAG GTAGACAACACTGAAGTTATCAGTTTTCTTGTTTCGACAGAGATAGTTCCTCGGTGCTTGTGCACGATGGAGATGGGGAGTGAACTATCAAAAACA GTTGCAACTTTCATTGTGGAAAAAATCCTTCTAGATGATGTGGGTCTGAATTACATCTGTACCACATCGGATAGGTTTTTTGAACTAGCTCAAGTTTTAGGGAATATGGTCGGTGCACTTGCTGAGCAGCCTTCATCAAGATTGCTGAAACACATAATCAGGTGCTATCTTCGTTTATCAGATGAGCCAAG GGCTTGTCAGGCACTGAAAATTTGTCTTCCTGATATGCTTAGAGATGACACCTTCAGCAGTTGTCTTCGT GAGGATCCAATAATGAGAAGGTGGCTGCAACAATTGCTCCTTAACGTTAATGGGAATCGGGTTGCTCTACAAGCTGGAGGATTTGATCATATGCCGTGA